GTAGTTTCAAGGACATTTTAGCGTAGTGTGAGAATTTCAATGACATCTTTGGTTCGAATCCAACTTCGGACATTTGTTTGACTACAGCACTCTTTGCAGCCGTCGACGAGGCCGCCGGACTGGCTGAAAAAGTACTTTGGCGTATAAGCGGTCCACTAGATGTACCCGATTCGGCTCTGGTAAAAGCATTAGCAAAGCGGTTCGTGCGCGTCGATATGTGTTTTGAAGGTTTGCGCACGAAAGCCAAAATCTCACGCATTACGCTCTTCTTTTCCGGTTGCTGCTGTTGATCTTTGGCATCGCCGCCGGACTTTGCTTCAGCTTTTTCCTGCTCCTCCCGTTCACGTTGCTCCAAGAGCTTTTGGTTTTCTAGAGATTTTTCCATATTGCTGCTTTCGGCCATGCGATAGGTTTCTGCGGGATTGGAAACCGTTATAGGCGGTATGGGACCTATGGGACTGCGTTTATCGCCACTGAAGTAAATCGGTGTGAACAGATTTATAGAAGGTCTCTTGTAGCTGGTGGGAGTGCGGGCATCGTCTGGTTCTGTGGCCGCATCACAGGTGGATCGACCATGAGCATCTTGTACATGCACCGTAGAAGTAGGACTTCTTCGTGACATCTGAGAAAAATCCAAAGGAGCAGCACTTCCCACCGGAGAGCGTCTCTCCTGGGTGTGTATACTGAAGGTGGGACTGCGTCTATCCCCGGTAGGTGATCTGGCGGTAGGTGTGGTTGAACCAAAACCCAAATGCAAAGGCAATTCATTGGGTGATTTTAAACGATCATTGGCTACAAGTAAAGGACTGCGTCTACCTTGAGGACTGCGATCATTATTAAAGCCCACAGGACTCTTTCTACCCTGGGCCAAGGATAAAGAACCAGTCATGCTGCTTTTGCGTTTGTGTGAAGCCCTCAAAGTGCCCTGTCGGGATAAAGTGGTGGGCGTTTTCTGCGACACACTACCCGGACTTTTAGATTCAGGATGCGGCAATATGGGACTCTTGGGTGTATGAGGACTAAGCCCCTTATCGTTGGTCGTCAGCATGGCATTCAAAGTCAATGGTCCTTGAGGATTGATGGGACTGCGGCGATCGCTGGGACTGCGACGAGTGCGAAAACTTTGCGATTTAGCTTTGCGTATTTTGGGCAGGGATTGATTGTGTTTGTGACGTCCATGTGTTGAGTGATGGGAGGAGGAGGAGGAGGGGCCGTTCAACTTATGTTAGTTGGTATTATGTGGGCCACTGGTGGGATCGCTGCTGCCGCTGGAGCTCAAAGTTGTATTCGAACCATAGGGATCAAGTGAACTCTGCACGGACATCGATCTGCCTTGATTTTGTCGAGCCCTTCTCACTCGACTAGAGTTGGGAGACAATTTTCCGGGGTCGATACTTTCTGGGTCTGCCTGCAATGGTTAGAATCAGACATAAAGGGGGGACACAAGGGACGACAATCAATAACGCCCATGACAATGTTATATAATACAGCAAGATCATGAGTGTTTTTAATTGaggaaaaaaaatggaaaaatgcataaatagaAAAGCGTTAATTTTCGTAagcaatttcttaaaaaaacaaaagccaattttgttaattgttttaaaaaaaagatttaaagatcTTTTAGattccaataaaaaaattacgactTACCTGGTAGGCCAAAGCATTCATTATAATGGAATAGGGCACCAAACCCAAAGGATGTATTTCACGCATCAAAACATTGGCGGGTATTTTATGGAATTGTATATATTCCAAGAAATTACCCAAAATCTCTTTCATATCGATATTCTGAAAAAAGGTTGCaaatacattgttttttttGCCTTTAAAAGAAGATTTAGTTCTCCTTACCGGATTGTTATCATTATACTTTTTACTCCACATTAAAGCTGCCTGGAACTTGGTAAACTCATCGGCTCTTAACTCTTCACGGGCCAAAATCAATCTAACCACATGTTGAGGCAACAGAGTAAAACTGCCCAAATTCAAAACTTCATTGCCATGTTCATCGACAAATTCCAAAACTTTCTGAACTAAACTTTTAGTACATTTATATTGGATATAACGTTCAGCCGAGGATAGTAGAGCACAAACTGTATCTACATTAATACAACACTGTACAAAACCACCACATGCACGTCTCAGCTCCTCTAGACCATAATAATCGGCAGCATTCATGACACCtacaaatcaacaacaaaaagagaATCGTTATTATCTTAATAATAACTCCATGTTCTTATACTCTTTACCCAACAAAGTTCGCGGCTGTAGGGTGACACATCCCGTATGTATGTATTCGATTAGTTGACGGAAAACATCCGGTTCAAATTCTTCTATAATTAAGGTTTGATGTTGCTGACCAGCCGGCTAAAAGCAGGAATATTGAAAAGTTTGTTTGAGTTTATAtccacaaattttaaaaagttttgcatATCATAGACATTTaagaaattgaaatatatatatctCGCATTTCcataaataggttaaaaataaatatttaaaaaatttgaaatataattttcacaatatcttttgaaatttatgataaattctttaaaaagtaaGTCTCTCTtaattcatacaaaaattttcaataattttataacaaatttgaattgaaaacatattttattatgaatatagAAAGAGCGCACAAGAGAGATagagaaatgtttataaacatgttgcCTAAACACTAAAACAATGTTGCCCACTTTTTACAGCTTCAGAAAGTTGGCAACTAGATTATAATCAAActaattaacaacatttttataaatttcaataactctctattttctataataatattaaGACACTGAATAAatgttataagaaaaaaaattagtaattattttcctaaaatctatgaaaattatagttaaagagaaaatttagttGAATTTAGTTTAAACGATTCGAAAGTAAAAGATAGTTTGTAAAAGAAGTAACGGAATTATTGTAAGATTTCTTTAGCTAATGAAGATTTGTATACGAAAGGACTACATTTCATTCTACCACTTGTgtgacagaaagacagacagaggTTGAAGTACAACTATGGAGTCATGTCAAAGCAGAACAAATGAAGTGCTTGTCTAGCAGACATGGAATTAGAGAAAGAGGTACAAATATGTTCGATATTTAGTCTACAGAATactgtagtttatagtccagtctatagtctggtttatagtctagcttaaagtctagtctataatcaaatctataatctaaacatagaatagactatagtctagtctatagtcaagtctatgatctagtctatagtcaagtctatagtctggtctataatatggtctatagtctggtatacagtctcgtctatagtctatagtctcgcaAAATCTAGTCTactgtccagtctatagtttagtctatagtctaatctacagtcaagtcaatagtatagtctatagtctagtctataatatagtctatagtctagtctataacctagtctatagtctagtctatagtctagtctatagtctagtctatagtctagtctatagtctagtctatagtctagtctatagtctagtctatagtctagtctatagtctagtgtatagtctagtctatagtccagtctatagtctagtccatagcctagtctatagccta
The window above is part of the Lucilia cuprina isolate Lc7/37 chromosome 6, ASM2204524v1, whole genome shotgun sequence genome. Proteins encoded here:
- the LOC111685674 gene encoding serine-enriched protein isoform X1, with amino-acid sequence MPEALTLPGMADAEPDLSTFENKTGLAEDMKFLASMPELCDVTFLVGDTREPVCAVKAVLASRSRVFAKMLYAAPSPQRKRETSTKENKLRLFLKRSSEPLLNLQNAAQQPAGQQHQTLIIEEFEPDVFRQLIEYIHTGCVTLQPRTLLGVMNAADYYGLEELRRACGGFVQCCINVDTVCALLSSAERYIQYKCTKSLVQKVLEFVDEHGNEVLNLGSFTLLPQHVVRLILAREELRADEFTKFQAALMWSKKYNDNNPNIDMKEILGNFLEYIQFHKIPANVLMREIHPLGLVPYSIIMNALAYQADPESIDPGKLSPNSSRVRRARQNQGRSMSVQSSLDPYGSNTTLSSSGSSDPTSGPHNTN
- the LOC111685674 gene encoding serine-enriched protein isoform X2, which translates into the protein MPEALTLPGMADAEPDLSTFENKTGLAEDMKFLASMPELCDVTFLVGDTREPVCAVKAVLASRSRVFAKMLYAAPSPQRKRETSTKENKLRLFLKRSSEPLLNLQNAAQQPAGQQHQTLIIEEFEPDVFRQLIEYIHTGCVTLQPRTLLGVMNAADYYGLEELRRACGGFVQCCINVDTVCALLSSAERYIQYKCTKSLVQKVLEFVDEHGNEVLNLGSFTLLPQHVVRLILAREELRADEFTKFQAALMWSKKYNDNNPNIDMKEILGNFLEYIQFHKIPANVLMREIHPLGLVPYSIIMNALAYQTQKVSTPENCLPTLVE